A stretch of Ectothiorhodospiraceae bacterium BW-2 DNA encodes these proteins:
- a CDS encoding anti-sigma regulatory factor, translated as MRLSTTPLDIFKVTIVKPDDIIQARQEGRTLAKKLGFRIVDQTRLATAISELARNILNYAGEGVCHICSYREQNLTHIEIVAEDFGPGIADIEQAMQDGYSSGNGLGVGLPGTRRLVDQFEIESSPGHTRVTAIMSRAIGH; from the coding sequence ATGAGGCTCTCTACCACACCACTCGATATCTTTAAAGTGACGATTGTCAAACCGGACGATATTATTCAGGCACGACAAGAGGGCCGCACCTTAGCCAAAAAGCTCGGTTTTAGAATTGTCGATCAGACTCGGCTCGCCACCGCGATTTCGGAGCTTGCCCGCAATATTCTCAACTATGCCGGTGAGGGGGTGTGCCATATCTGTAGCTATCGGGAGCAGAATCTGACCCATATCGAGATTGTCGCCGAAGATTTTGGCCCCGGGATTGCCGATATTGAACAGGCCATGCAAGATGGCTACAGCAGCGGCAACGGCCTCGGTGTCGGCCTACCCGGCACCCGACGGCTAGTCGATCAGTTCGAGATAGAGTCATCACCCGGCCATACCCGAGTGACGGCGATTATGAGTCGCGCCATTGGCCACTAA
- a CDS encoding STAS domain-containing protein: MRVPILRIRHLLLTSIQVDLNDQDLSRFREDMLTMVQNYDANGAVIDISALDVVDSYMARILSETAHMISLLGCRVVICGMQPAVALTLVDMGRELEGVETALNLNHGLEKLVGKERLDSFLALKPKPAATTDPTRPAGLPRR, translated from the coding sequence ATGCGAGTCCCTATTCTTAGAATCCGCCACCTGCTTTTAACCTCTATTCAGGTCGATCTTAACGATCAAGATCTCTCCCGTTTTCGGGAGGATATGTTAACGATGGTGCAGAACTACGATGCGAACGGTGCCGTCATCGATATTAGTGCGCTCGATGTGGTTGACTCCTACATGGCACGAATTTTAAGCGAAACGGCGCACATGATTAGCCTGCTCGGTTGTCGGGTAGTTATCTGCGGTATGCAGCCGGCTGTCGCCCTCACTCTAGTCGATATGGGGCGTGAGCTAGAGGGGGTCGAAACGGCGCTCAATCTCAACCACGGCTTAGAGAAGCTAGTAGGCAAAGAGCGGCTCGATAGCTTTCTAGCTCTCAAACCCAAACCGGCCGCGACGACAGACCCCACGCGACCGGCAGGGCTCCCTCGTCGATGA